In Chryseobacterium turcicum, a single window of DNA contains:
- a CDS encoding ATP-grasp domain-containing protein, giving the protein MKEKTIVCISCYYKGYDFMDEMKKLGNKIILITSENLKEKNWPWHAVDEVFYMPELKPSVWNLDHLIQGFSHLMKTRKVDAVIALDDYDVEKAALIRETFRIPGMGQTTHRYFRDKLAMRQKAKDSGINVPEFTAVFNNEEVRDFTDKVSPPWVLKPRSEASASGIKKLKTQEELWEALEKLGEERHLFLLESFKPGDVYHVDSLTFNKEIVFTSASKYLAPPMQVSHEGGVFRTKTLGRYSDEFKALEEANAKVLSNFGLMNGATHTEFIRGKEDRKWYFLETSSRVGGAHIPDLVEASSNINIWREWARIEDALLRGNHYEVSKPTGYYSGLIVALIKDLAPNYKDFECEEVVKFLPIDYHVGIVYKSKDSGVVQERLDSAAEKIHAEMLNVLPPKDKPSS; this is encoded by the coding sequence ATGAAGGAGAAAACCATCGTATGCATTTCGTGCTATTATAAAGGTTACGATTTTATGGACGAGATGAAAAAACTCGGCAATAAAATCATCCTCATAACATCGGAAAATTTAAAAGAAAAAAACTGGCCATGGCACGCTGTCGATGAGGTTTTCTATATGCCGGAACTTAAACCTTCGGTATGGAATCTCGACCATCTTATTCAGGGGTTTTCTCATCTGATGAAGACCCGAAAAGTAGATGCTGTCATTGCTTTGGACGATTATGACGTTGAAAAGGCAGCATTGATTCGTGAAACATTTCGTATTCCCGGAATGGGGCAAACAACGCACCGCTATTTCAGAGATAAACTGGCGATGCGTCAAAAAGCAAAAGATTCGGGAATCAATGTTCCGGAATTTACTGCTGTATTTAATAATGAGGAAGTAAGAGATTTTACCGATAAAGTTTCTCCGCCCTGGGTTTTAAAACCACGCTCGGAAGCTTCAGCATCAGGAATTAAAAAATTAAAAACGCAGGAAGAACTTTGGGAAGCATTGGAGAAACTGGGTGAAGAAAGACATTTATTTCTTCTCGAAAGTTTTAAACCTGGAGATGTTTATCATGTTGATAGTTTAACTTTTAATAAAGAAATTGTCTTTACTTCCGCTTCAAAATATCTCGCTCCACCCATGCAGGTTTCTCACGAAGGCGGTGTTTTCAGAACCAAAACTTTAGGAAGATATTCTGATGAGTTTAAAGCTTTAGAAGAGGCTAATGCCAAAGTTTTATCAAATTTTGGTTTGATGAATGGCGCAACGCATACAGAATTCATCCGTGGTAAAGAAGACCGAAAATGGTATTTTTTAGAAACCTCTTCAAGAGTTGGAGGTGCGCATATTCCCGATTTAGTGGAAGCTTCGAGCAACATTAATATTTGGCGTGAATGGGCAAGAATTGAAGATGCACTTTTAAGAGGAAATCATTACGAAGTTTCAAAACCAACGGGATATTATTCGGGATTAATTGTGGCATTGATTAAAGATTTAGCTCCCAATTATAAAGATTTTGAATGTGAAGAAGTCGTAAAATTTCTTCCTATCGATTACCATGTGGGAATTGTTTACAAATCAAAAGATTCTGGCGTTGTTCAGGAAAGACTTGATTCCGCAGCAGAAAAAATTCATGCAGAAATGTTGAATGTGCTTCCTCCGAAAGATAAGCCATCAAGCTAA
- a CDS encoding M17 family metallopeptidase: protein MKLLNKKNKQYTQIFQLFTEESWALNSKNFNKNIAFLFAGKKQEVFIETNEETIIYYIGLGKESLKDFEFQQIGLKFSQTQKKNIQKVPTLLVSEFINEKQFEEFTKGLLLGTYNYPFNKTHTFWNESFELHFENLSQKKLEDISKRINAICDGQTACQDWLNKPANLKKPEIFNAYLKNLAQKNDLKYTAFNRKKCEELGLGAFLSVNQGSAYDAAFTILEYKTTEKNAKTFGLVGKCVLFDTGGISLKASDNMHYMKSDMGGATAVLGALIYASKMKLPVNITAILPITDNAISENAYLPSDVITAYNGKTIEVLNTDAEGRMTLADGLSYLSKNYKTDILIDLATLTGSSVRMFGDTCGAMFSNNEELKNLLIKTGDKTNQRLWNLPLWDIWLDDFKSDVADFKNISMKPLGDCIIAAKFLEQFIENHPNWAHLDIAGVAFGNVGYAKEKAATGFGVQLLADLIENYY from the coding sequence ATGAAATTATTAAACAAAAAAAATAAACAATACACACAGATTTTTCAATTATTTACAGAAGAATCTTGGGCCTTAAATTCTAAAAACTTTAATAAAAATATAGCATTTCTTTTTGCTGGAAAAAAGCAAGAAGTTTTCATTGAAACCAATGAAGAAACCATCATTTATTATATTGGTCTTGGAAAAGAAAGTTTAAAAGATTTTGAATTTCAGCAAATTGGACTTAAATTTTCTCAGACTCAGAAAAAAAATATTCAGAAAGTGCCTACTTTATTAGTTTCTGAATTTATTAATGAAAAACAGTTTGAAGAATTCACAAAAGGATTACTCCTAGGAACTTACAACTACCCTTTTAACAAAACCCACACTTTCTGGAACGAATCTTTTGAGCTACACTTTGAAAATTTAAGCCAGAAAAAACTGGAGGATATTTCCAAAAGAATTAATGCTATCTGCGACGGACAAACTGCTTGTCAGGATTGGCTCAACAAACCGGCTAACTTAAAGAAACCTGAAATTTTCAATGCATATTTGAAAAATTTAGCCCAGAAAAATGATTTAAAATATACGGCATTCAACAGAAAAAAATGCGAAGAACTTGGCTTGGGAGCTTTCCTGTCTGTTAATCAGGGAAGTGCTTATGATGCGGCTTTTACAATTTTAGAATATAAAACCACCGAGAAAAATGCCAAAACTTTCGGACTTGTAGGAAAATGTGTTTTATTTGACACCGGAGGAATTTCTTTGAAAGCTTCAGACAATATGCATTATATGAAATCTGACATGGGAGGTGCCACTGCCGTTCTTGGAGCGTTAATTTACGCATCCAAAATGAAACTTCCCGTTAACATTACCGCGATTTTACCGATTACCGACAATGCAATTTCAGAAAACGCTTATTTGCCAAGCGATGTAATCACCGCGTACAACGGAAAAACAATCGAAGTATTAAACACCGATGCTGAAGGTAGAATGACTCTTGCTGACGGGCTTTCTTATCTTTCAAAAAATTATAAAACAGATATTTTAATTGACCTTGCAACCCTTACAGGAAGTTCTGTGAGAATGTTTGGAGACACTTGCGGCGCCATGTTTTCTAATAATGAAGAGTTAAAAAATCTATTGATTAAAACCGGTGATAAAACCAATCAGAGATTATGGAATTTGCCTTTATGGGATATCTGGTTAGATGATTTTAAATCTGATGTTGCTGATTTTAAAAACATATCAATGAAGCCTCTTGGAGATTGTATTATTGCGGCAAAATTCTTGGAACAGTTTATCGAAAACCATCCAAATTGGGCGCATCTAGACATTGCAGGAGTTGCCTTTGGAAATGTAGGATATGCCAAAGAAAAAGCAGCAACCGGCTTTGGAGTGCAATTGCTGGCCGATTTAATCGAAAATTATTATTAA
- a CDS encoding alpha/beta hydrolase: MKFTLSTAEKDTRPIFITGNFNKWNPKDYNFQLKISDENTYSINIDDQLLNDDIEYKFTKGGWENVELDKYGNITPNRKVKKKSAVINDFVEKWRFNWGPFKDEFFPIVEVISEDFYIPQLDRYRKVWALLPYDYYISDKKYPVLYLQDAQNLFNEGSQYGNWEIDKKLSILAEYGRGDIIVIAVEHGNEDRIKEYIFDNDNVANGSEGKKYIRFVTDTLKPFVDEHYRTKKDRENTGIGGSSLGALISIYSGFLYPEVYSKLLIFSPSLWIEPTNNFPMMNFRVPFKTKIYLYGGEREGSKMVKRIQVFENYLKRWEKKNLFDFEFKTNINPDGEHNEFYWSQEFPRAIEWLFYNNTENPVEVKPKQENI, from the coding sequence ATGAAATTTACACTCAGTACGGCAGAAAAAGACACCAGACCTATTTTCATTACCGGAAATTTTAATAAATGGAATCCGAAAGATTACAATTTTCAGCTTAAAATTTCTGATGAAAATACCTACAGCATTAATATTGATGACCAGTTACTCAATGATGACATAGAATATAAATTCACCAAAGGAGGTTGGGAAAATGTAGAACTAGACAAATACGGAAATATTACACCCAACAGGAAAGTCAAAAAAAAATCTGCAGTAATCAATGATTTTGTAGAAAAATGGAGATTCAATTGGGGACCTTTCAAAGATGAGTTTTTTCCTATTGTAGAAGTTATTTCTGAAGATTTTTACATTCCGCAGCTTGACCGTTACCGTAAAGTTTGGGCACTTCTACCCTATGATTATTATATTTCAGACAAAAAATACCCTGTGCTTTATCTTCAGGACGCTCAAAATTTATTTAATGAAGGAAGTCAGTACGGAAATTGGGAAATCGATAAAAAACTGTCTATTCTTGCAGAATATGGTCGTGGAGACATCATCGTCATCGCTGTAGAACACGGTAATGAAGACCGAATTAAAGAATATATTTTCGACAACGATAATGTAGCCAACGGGTCTGAAGGAAAAAAATACATCAGATTTGTTACTGATACTTTAAAACCTTTTGTTGACGAGCATTATCGTACCAAAAAAGACCGCGAAAACACCGGAATTGGCGGAAGTTCTTTAGGCGCACTCATCAGTATTTACAGCGGATTTCTTTATCCTGAAGTATATTCTAAGCTGCTTATTTTTTCTCCTTCTCTTTGGATAGAGCCTACCAATAATTTCCCCATGATGAACTTCAGAGTTCCTTTTAAAACGAAAATTTATCTGTATGGTGGTGAACGTGAAGGTTCTAAAATGGTAAAAAGAATTCAGGTTTTTGAAAACTATTTGAAACGATGGGAAAAGAAAAACCTTTTTGATTTTGAATTTAAGACTAACATCAACCCAGATGGCGAACACAACGAATTTTACTGGTCACAGGAATTCCCGAGGGCAATTGAATGGCTTTTCTATAACAATACAGAAAATCCTGTTGAAGTAAAACCTAAGCAGGAAAATATTTAA
- the glgB gene encoding 1,4-alpha-glucan branching protein GlgB yields MNFVKTYTLFTDHDVYLFKEGKHYRLYEKFGAHSVEKDGIKGVYFSVWAPNAKKVSVIGNFNNWNHREHILFPRWDESGIWEGFIPVLSWGTLYKYAIETVQGGILEKSDPYALSWEQNLQAASMVSTNWYEWEDHEWLEKRWQKNSLDAPISVYEIHLGSWMQNENNPKKFLNYRDIASKLVPYIIEMGFTHVEFMPVMEYPYDPSWGYQITGFFAATSRFGSPQDLMFLINELHKNDIGVILDWVPSHFPGDANGLHRFDGSYLYEHEDPRKGFHPDWKSYIFNYGRNEVKSFLISNAVFWFDRYHADGLRVDAVTSMLHLDYSRNEGEWEPNIYGENVNLEAKAFLQEFNTAVYKEFGNNIMTIAEESSDFPKLTKPVHEGGVGFGMKWMMGWMHDTLFYFKQDSVNRKDYHNKLTFSSMYMYNENYMIPLSHDEVVHGKASLIYKMKGDEWQRFANLRALYVYMFTHPGAKLLFMGDEFGQTNEWDFQKSLDWHLLQYPVHKGLQNLIKDLNHLYKNETALFENQFNQNGFEWVEANDQDNSVYIYLRKGRRRDDVFMVILNLTPNVLDYKVGVNLCTHWEVVLNSDDEKYNGSGVEANIFREDHDEWMNRPRSISLNLPALSGIVLRQKKDKKYKLNRIKQHKK; encoded by the coding sequence ATGAATTTTGTAAAAACCTACACCCTTTTTACGGATCATGATGTTTATCTTTTTAAAGAAGGTAAACATTATAGACTCTACGAAAAGTTTGGTGCTCATTCTGTTGAAAAAGACGGAATAAAAGGGGTTTATTTTTCGGTTTGGGCTCCGAACGCTAAAAAAGTTTCTGTCATCGGAAATTTTAATAACTGGAATCACCGCGAGCATATCCTTTTCCCAAGGTGGGATGAATCTGGGATTTGGGAAGGTTTTATTCCGGTACTTTCCTGGGGTACGCTTTATAAATATGCCATAGAAACGGTTCAGGGAGGAATTTTAGAAAAAAGTGATCCTTATGCATTAAGCTGGGAGCAAAATCTACAAGCCGCATCAATGGTTTCTACCAATTGGTATGAGTGGGAAGATCACGAATGGCTTGAAAAACGCTGGCAAAAAAATAGTTTAGATGCTCCGATTTCGGTTTACGAAATACATTTAGGCTCTTGGATGCAGAATGAAAATAATCCTAAAAAATTTCTGAATTATAGAGATATAGCTTCCAAACTCGTTCCATATATTATTGAAATGGGTTTTACTCACGTAGAATTTATGCCCGTAATGGAATATCCTTATGATCCGAGTTGGGGATATCAGATTACCGGTTTCTTTGCGGCAACTTCTCGTTTTGGTTCACCACAGGATTTAATGTTTTTGATTAATGAACTTCACAAAAATGATATTGGTGTTATTTTAGACTGGGTTCCTTCACATTTTCCCGGTGATGCAAATGGTTTACATCGTTTTGATGGTTCTTATTTATACGAACATGAAGATCCGAGAAAAGGTTTTCATCCTGATTGGAAGTCTTATATTTTTAATTACGGAAGAAATGAAGTGAAATCTTTCCTGATTTCAAATGCTGTATTTTGGTTTGATCGCTATCATGCAGACGGACTTCGTGTTGATGCAGTAACTTCGATGCTTCATTTGGATTATTCTAGAAATGAAGGTGAATGGGAACCTAATATTTATGGCGAGAATGTAAATCTTGAAGCAAAAGCTTTTCTTCAGGAATTTAATACAGCCGTTTATAAAGAATTCGGAAATAATATCATGACCATTGCCGAGGAAAGTTCAGATTTTCCAAAGCTGACAAAACCTGTACATGAAGGCGGAGTAGGATTTGGAATGAAATGGATGATGGGCTGGATGCACGATACTTTATTTTATTTTAAGCAGGATTCTGTAAACAGAAAAGATTATCATAACAAGCTAACTTTTTCTTCGATGTATATGTATAATGAAAATTATATGATTCCGCTTTCACATGATGAAGTGGTGCATGGAAAAGCAAGTTTGATTTATAAAATGAAAGGAGATGAATGGCAAAGATTTGCCAATCTCAGAGCTTTGTATGTATATATGTTTACGCATCCCGGAGCAAAATTATTGTTTATGGGCGATGAATTCGGGCAAACCAACGAGTGGGATTTTCAGAAAAGTTTAGATTGGCACTTATTACAATATCCGGTTCATAAAGGGTTACAGAATTTAATAAAAGATTTGAATCACCTTTATAAAAATGAAACGGCGCTTTTTGAAAATCAATTTAATCAAAATGGGTTTGAATGGGTTGAAGCAAATGATCAGGATAATTCTGTCTATATTTATTTAAGGAAAGGAAGAAGAAGGGATGATGTTTTTATGGTGATTTTAAATCTCACGCCAAATGTTTTAGATTATAAAGTGGGTGTAAATTTATGTACACACTGGGAAGTAGTTCTTAATTCAGATGATGAAAAATATAATGGAAGCGGAGTTGAAGCTAATATTTTCAGAGAAGACCATGATGAATGGATGAACCGTCCAAGATCAATAAGCCTTAATCTTCCTGCGCTTTCCGGAATCGTTTTAAGACAGAAAAAAGATAAAAAGTATAAATTAAATAGGATTAAACAACACAAAAAATGA
- a CDS encoding glycogen synthase codes for MTIFHLSTECYPVAKVGGLADVVGALPKYQNKIKEVTAKVVMPWYNKHFVYDYDFEVVFDGFIHQGSNMLQVQVMKETTDVLGFELFMVKIPGLLDRENPYGYEDESFQFLAFQHGILHWLSAMKIRPDVLHCHDYHTGLVPFMIENCDEFEFLKGVKTIGTIHNGEYQGMMSWDMVNYMPAFDHHKWGLLDWNGFINPLASMIKCSSAFTTVSEGYLEELFVSFRGLESLVREEFSKAYGIINGIDTDVWNPQTDPMIDFNFNSKNALKIKKKNKAKLCKEYGLNPDLPLFAFIGRFATEKGADLLPDLIWRSIKQSFGGLNIIVLGSGNAYIEQQLKELDSVYSNFATDIGYKEHLSHKIYASADFLLMPSRVEPCGLNQMYAMRYGTVPVVSYTGGLRDTVKDITTGGAGLNFTYPGVDDIIHAMSRGVDIYKNKAQMDELVLSNMKFDFAWEKSAEKYLTLYKN; via the coding sequence ATGACAATATTTCACCTCAGTACAGAATGTTATCCCGTAGCAAAAGTTGGCGGACTTGCAGATGTAGTTGGTGCTCTTCCAAAGTATCAGAATAAAATAAAAGAGGTCACGGCAAAAGTAGTGATGCCTTGGTACAACAAACATTTTGTATACGACTACGATTTTGAAGTAGTCTTTGATGGGTTTATTCATCAGGGTTCCAATATGCTTCAGGTGCAGGTAATGAAAGAAACTACCGATGTTTTGGGGTTTGAATTGTTTATGGTGAAAATACCGGGATTGCTCGATCGTGAAAATCCTTATGGTTACGAAGATGAAAGTTTTCAGTTTTTAGCCTTTCAGCACGGCATTCTGCATTGGTTGTCTGCGATGAAAATTCGACCTGATGTTTTGCATTGTCACGATTATCATACCGGCTTAGTTCCTTTTATGATAGAAAATTGTGATGAGTTTGAATTTCTGAAAGGGGTGAAAACGATTGGAACGATTCATAATGGAGAATATCAGGGAATGATGAGTTGGGATATGGTGAATTATATGCCTGCTTTTGATCATCATAAATGGGGACTTCTCGATTGGAATGGTTTTATCAATCCTTTAGCGAGTATGATTAAATGCAGCAGTGCTTTTACAACGGTTTCTGAAGGATATCTTGAAGAGTTATTTGTGAGTTTCAGAGGTCTTGAAAGTTTGGTGAGAGAAGAGTTTTCTAAAGCTTACGGAATTATCAACGGGATTGATACTGATGTGTGGAATCCACAGACCGATCCGATGATTGATTTTAATTTTAATAGTAAAAATGCACTTAAAATAAAGAAGAAAAACAAGGCTAAACTTTGTAAAGAGTATGGTTTGAATCCTGATCTTCCTTTATTTGCTTTCATCGGAAGATTTGCCACTGAAAAAGGTGCAGATTTGTTACCTGATTTAATTTGGAGAAGCATCAAACAAAGCTTTGGAGGTTTAAATATCATCGTTCTCGGTTCGGGAAATGCTTATATAGAACAACAGCTGAAAGAATTGGATTCTGTATACTCCAATTTTGCGACAGATATAGGGTACAAAGAGCATCTTTCTCATAAAATTTATGCTTCGGCAGATTTTTTGTTGATGCCTTCCAGAGTTGAACCTTGTGGTCTCAATCAAATGTATGCAATGCGGTACGGAACTGTTCCTGTGGTAAGCTATACTGGCGGATTGAGAGATACCGTAAAAGATATTACAACCGGAGGTGCTGGCTTAAATTTTACCTATCCCGGAGTCGACGATATTATTCACGCAATGAGTCGTGGTGTGGATATTTACAAAAATAAAGCGCAAATGGATGAATTGGTGTTATCTAATATGAAATTTGACTTTGCCTGGGAAAAATCAGCAGAAAAGTATTTAACTTTATATAAAAATTAA
- a CDS encoding glucose-1-phosphate adenylyltransferase, with product MKHNVISIVLGGGRGTRLFPLTYTRSKPAVPIAGKYRLVDIPISNCLNSGLNKILVLTQFNSASLNSHIKNSYHFDIFSQGFVDILAAEQNVDSDSWFQGTADAVRQSMKHLEKYDYEYILILSGDQLYQMDFNEMLDFHIEKGGDVTIATIPVNSKDATGFGILKSDDEGNITSFVEKPAFDELEGLQSEVSDENKVKGKEFLASMGIYIFSKSILKKMFEEGAGDDFGKDIIPNSIGKYTTLSYQYEGYWTDIGTIESFYEANLDLCHDFPQFNLFSSAPIFTRARMLPPSKVNGSYVSKAVFGDGCIIMADKIENSVIGNRTRVDKGSTIVNSYIMGSDFYQNTNDIVSNDQKGLPNMGIGKYCYIEKAILDKNCYIGDNVRIIGGKHLKDGDYGTHSVQDGIVVVKKGAVLKPGTHIG from the coding sequence ATGAAACACAACGTTATTTCTATTGTGTTGGGAGGAGGTAGAGGAACAAGGCTTTTTCCATTAACTTATACAAGGTCTAAACCCGCTGTTCCTATTGCAGGAAAATACAGATTGGTAGATATTCCAATCTCAAATTGTCTTAATTCTGGACTGAATAAAATTTTGGTTTTGACTCAGTTTAATTCGGCTTCCCTTAATTCACATATTAAAAATTCTTATCACTTTGATATTTTCAGTCAGGGTTTTGTAGATATTTTGGCAGCGGAGCAGAATGTTGACAGTGATAGCTGGTTTCAGGGTACAGCAGATGCGGTTCGTCAATCGATGAAGCATTTAGAAAAGTATGATTATGAATATATTTTGATTCTTTCCGGAGATCAATTGTATCAAATGGATTTTAATGAAATGCTTGATTTTCATATTGAAAAAGGAGGTGATGTAACGATTGCAACGATTCCCGTAAATTCTAAAGATGCTACAGGTTTCGGAATCTTAAAATCTGATGATGAAGGAAACATTACTTCATTCGTAGAAAAACCAGCATTTGATGAGCTTGAAGGTCTGCAATCTGAAGTTTCAGACGAAAATAAAGTGAAGGGAAAAGAGTTTTTAGCCTCAATGGGAATTTATATTTTCTCTAAAAGTATTTTGAAAAAAATGTTTGAAGAAGGTGCTGGAGACGATTTTGGAAAAGATATTATCCCCAATTCTATCGGAAAATATACGACTTTAAGTTATCAGTATGAAGGATATTGGACGGATATAGGAACCATTGAATCTTTCTACGAAGCCAACTTAGATTTGTGTCACGATTTTCCACAATTTAATCTTTTTTCATCAGCGCCTATTTTTACGCGTGCAAGAATGCTTCCGCCATCGAAAGTTAATGGTTCTTACGTAAGCAAGGCTGTTTTTGGTGATGGTTGTATTATTATGGCAGATAAAATTGAAAATTCGGTGATTGGAAACCGTACAAGAGTTGACAAAGGAAGTACCATTGTTAATTCATATATTATGGGGTCAGATTTTTATCAAAATACAAATGATATTGTCAGCAATGATCAAAAAGGACTACCTAATATGGGGATTGGTAAATATTGCTACATTGAAAAAGCAATTTTGGATAAAAACTGCTACATTGGAGACAATGTAAGAATCATTGGTGGGAAACATCTTAAAGATGGCGATTACGGAACCCATTCTGTACAAGACGGAATTGTTGTGGTAAAAAAAGGTGCAGTTCTGAAACCAGGAACTCATATTGGATAA
- a CDS encoding SRPBCC domain-containing protein → MRFFKIIAVIVVLLVGAYAASMYYFVDESKRFTIEKEVDYPLEKVFNQFNNLQNFTRWNNFFSSSKTITIDYYSPYEGQGSAISYDDPKSKDGGEMFIRYENPNKTLRYQLFEDEDENPTLIDVKFTAVSPEKTKITWYVHTPKLSVLSRAQNFWTEDKFADNIEKSMLNLKNVLGNKVEKDNQLAAIKYDSLMVEKEEEKMILGINVSTSNKKDALYKNIVMNYNKVNNFVTMDLGKKNDEVGYPVLITDADNFKDNEVSYFFGIPLSKKIGVADNNFNFRSVSPTENYVMYYKGSYPGRIKAIQQLIQKAKKDEMRYGDVYQTFIEPPVDGKDVNLKLSLSVYR, encoded by the coding sequence ATGCGTTTTTTCAAAATTATAGCGGTTATTGTAGTATTGTTGGTGGGAGCTTATGCGGCTTCTATGTACTATTTTGTGGATGAAAGTAAAAGGTTTACCATAGAAAAAGAGGTAGATTATCCTTTAGAAAAGGTTTTTAATCAGTTTAATAATTTACAGAACTTTACCCGTTGGAATAATTTTTTCTCCAGCTCAAAAACCATTACCATTGACTATTATTCGCCTTACGAAGGGCAAGGAAGTGCCATCAGCTACGATGATCCTAAAAGTAAAGATGGCGGCGAAATGTTTATCCGCTACGAAAATCCGAATAAAACCTTAAGGTATCAGCTTTTCGAAGATGAAGATGAGAATCCTACTTTAATTGATGTGAAATTTACAGCAGTTTCACCGGAAAAAACAAAAATTACATGGTATGTTCACACTCCAAAATTATCGGTTTTATCTAGAGCTCAGAATTTTTGGACGGAAGATAAATTTGCAGATAATATTGAGAAAAGCATGCTTAATCTGAAAAATGTGTTAGGCAATAAAGTAGAAAAAGACAATCAGTTGGCTGCCATAAAATATGATAGTCTGATGGTGGAAAAAGAAGAGGAGAAAATGATTTTGGGTATCAATGTAAGTACATCTAATAAAAAAGATGCCTTGTATAAAAATATTGTCATGAATTACAACAAGGTCAATAATTTTGTAACGATGGATTTAGGTAAAAAAAATGATGAGGTAGGGTATCCTGTTCTTATTACCGATGCCGATAATTTTAAAGATAACGAAGTCTCTTATTTTTTCGGAATTCCTTTATCAAAAAAAATAGGAGTTGCCGATAATAATTTTAATTTCAGATCTGTGAGCCCTACAGAAAATTATGTAATGTATTACAAAGGTTCTTATCCGGGAAGAATAAAAGCAATTCAACAGCTTATACAAAAGGCAAAGAAAGACGAAATGCGTTATGGTGATGTTTATCAGACTTTTATAGAGCCACCTGTAGACGGTAAAGATGTTAATCTTAAACTTTCTCTCTCTGTTTATAGATGA